A single window of Leishmania panamensis strain MHOM/PA/94/PSC-1 chromosome 35 sequence DNA harbors:
- a CDS encoding hypothetical protein (TriTrypDB/GeneDB-style sysID: LpmP.35.4020) yields the protein MMLIIAAAAAIFILASGAVLLYGAASILAGGFFRLALGALLMGMSLSVIFSSTANILLVTFSRYDLEQKPPILFLRSFLAAMGQPTLTGVIGLSLVALISMAASKVRVMVEEMDILIRSHAAYVARSGRSAAA from the coding sequence ATGATGCTTATCATCGCGGCTGCGGCCGCCATCTTCATTCTCGCCTCTGGTGCGGTGCTGTTGTACGGCGCAGCGAGCATCCTTGCGGGCGGCTTCTTCCGCTTGGCACTTGGCGCATTGCTGATGGGGATGTCGCTCTCCGTCATCTTTTCCTCCACCGCAAACATCCTGCTGGTCACTTTTTCGCGCTACGATCTGGAGCAGAAGCCGCCGATACTCTTTCTGCGCAGCTTCCTAGCAGCCATGGGGCAGCCCACCCTGACAGGGGTTATTGGTCtgtcgctggtggcgctgatTTCGATGGCGGCCTCAAAGGTGCGAGtgatggtggaggagatggacatTCTGATCCGCTCCCACGCCGCGTACGTAGCGCGTAGCGGTCGGTCGGCTGCAGCGTGA
- a CDS encoding hypothetical protein (TriTrypDB/GeneDB-style sysID: LpmP.35.4050): MEMVRGQVEQVNCRQRKLNEMLESLKAEGLLGGGGTGQCDEQHVETLVERLRARLHSDAASELEVLKTKNSNIQHSLDEVTLAMEKKNSEMEVLRANYARKLARNDVENDTMRAKVQAALHASTLDVERIKRELGRRIDIACASIRTPHYNTSMEAIRELVQQAQEEVQRHHDELTKLVVSIGAKETFLKDEADTMHSNLPSQYRSELRKMEKDQLLNILDVLSFQEGVVDTVGKAIYIITESQHKTAVV, translated from the coding sequence ATGGAGATGGTGCGGGGCCAGGTGGAGCAGGTGAACTGTCGCCAGCGAAAGCTAAATGAAATGCTGGAGAGCCTCAAGGCAGAAGGGTtgcttggcggcggcggcactgggcAGTGCGACGAGCAGCATGTGGAGACCCTCGTGGAGCGGTTGCGCGCACGCCTGCATAGTGACGCAGCCTCGGAGCTGGAAGTACTCAAAACGAAGAACAGTAACATCCAGCATAGCCTCGATGAAGTCACACTAGCCATGGAGAAGAAAAATAGCGAGATGGAAGTGCTTCGTGCCAACTACGCACGCAAGCTGGCTCGGAACGATGTAGAGAACGACACAATGCGGGCGAAAGTGCAGGCCGCACTACACGCCTCCACCCTTGATGTGGAGCGCATTAAGCGGGAGCTGGGCCGCCGTATCGAcatcgcctgcgcctccATCCGCACACCGCACTACAATACCTCGATGGAGGCGATACGagagctggtgcagcaggcgcaggaggaggtgcagcggcaccacgatGAGCTGACAAAGCTGGTGGTGTCCATTGGCGCCAAGGAGACCTTCCTCAAGGACGAGGCTGACACAATGCACTCGAACTTACCTTCACAGTACCGAAGCGAACTGCGAAAGATGGAGAAGGACCAGTTGCTGAACATCCTGGACGTGCTGAGCTTTCAAGAGGGCGTTGTTGATACTGTCGGCAAGGCAATCTACATTATTACTGAGTCACAACACAAGACAGCTGTTGTGTAG
- a CDS encoding S-adenosylhomocysteine hydrolase (TriTrypDB/GeneDB-style sysID: LpmP.35.4010), whose amino-acid sequence MTDYKVKDISLAEWGRKAIELAENEMPGLMELRREYSPSQPLKGAKIAGCLHMTVQTAVLIETLKALGAELRWSSCNIFSTQDNAAAAIAKAGVPVFAWKGETDEEYEWCIAQTLKGFSGDGLPNMILDDGGDLTNLVIDKHPELVPKIVGISEETTTGVKNLYKRLSKGTLPISAINVNDSVTKSKFDNLYGCRESLVDGIKRATDVMIAGKTCCVCGYGDVGKGCAAALRAFGARVVVTEVDPINALQASMEGYQVALVEDVMTDAHIFVTTTGNDDILTSTHFSHMRDDAIVCNIGHFDTEIQVEWLQANAKEHVEIKPQVDRYTMESGRHIILLAKGRLVNLGCANGHPSFVMSNSFTNQVLAQIELWSNRDTDRYPRGDKAGVFFLPKTLDEKVAALHLAHVGAKLTKLTPKQAEYINCPVDGPFKPDHYRY is encoded by the coding sequence ATGACGGACTACAAGGTGAAGGACATCAGCCTCGCGGAATGGGGCCGCAAGGCGATCGAGCTGGCCGAAAACGAGATGCCCGGTCtgatggagctgcgccgcgagtACAGCCCTTCGCAGCCACTGAAAGGCGCCAAGATCGCGGGATGCCTGCACATGACCGTGCAGACTGCTGTACTGATTGAGACCCTCAAGGCCCTCGGTGCGGAGCTGCGATGGTCGTCTTGCAACATCTTCTCCACCCAGGAtaacgccgccgcggccatCGCCAAGGCTGGCGTGCCGGTGTTTGCGTGGAAGGGCGAGACGGATGAGGAGTACGAGTGGTGCATCGCCCAAACACTGAAGGGCTTCAGCGGTGACGGTCTGCCGAACATGATCCTtgacgacggtggcgaccTAACGAACTTAGTGATCGACAAACACCCTGAGCTCGTGCCCAAGATCGTTGGTATCTCCGAGGAGACCACGACGGGCGTGAAGAACCTGTACAAGCGCCTGAGCAAAGGCACGCTCCCCATCTCCGCCATCAACGTCAACGACAGCGTGACGAAGAGCAAGTTCGACAACCTCTACGGATGCCGAGAGTCCCTGGTGGATGGCATCAAGCGCGCCACTGATGTCATGATTGCCGGCAAGacgtgctgcgtgtgcggaTACGGTGATGTGGGTAAaggctgtgccgccgccctaCGCGCGTTCGGCGCTCGCGTCGTGGTGACGGAGGTGGACCCGATCAACGCCCTGCAGGCCTCGATGGAGGGGTATCAGGTCGCTCTGGTCGAGGACGTCATGACCGATGCCCACATCTTCGTGACGACGACCGGCAACGATGACATCCTCACCTCTACACACTTCTCGCATATGCGAGATGACGCTATTGTGTGCAACATTGGCCACTTCGACACGGAGATCCAGGTGGAGTGGCTGCAGGCCAACGCTAAGGAGCATGTGGAGATCAAGCCTCAGGTGGACCGCTACACCATGGAGAGCGGGCGCCACATCATCCTGCTGGCTAAAGGCCGCCTGGTCAACCTTGGCTGCGCCAACGGCCACCCGTCCTTCGTGATGTCCAACTCTTTCACGAACCAGGTGCTGGCTCAGATCGAGCTCTGGAGCAACCGTGACACCGACAGGTACCCGCGCGGCGACAAGGCCGGCGTGTTCTTCCTGCCCAAGACCCTAGATGAGAAGGTCGCCGCCCTTCACCTGGCCCACGTCGGCGCCAAGCTGACGAAGCTGACCCCGAAGCAGGCTGAGTACATCAACTGCCCGGTCGACGGCCCGTTCAAGCCGGACCACTACCGCTACTAA
- the TERT gene encoding telomerase reverse transcriptase, putative (TriTrypDB/GeneDB-style sysID: LpmP.35.4030): MSSSFPSILGFVGPLSLKSFLEQYFGLRLTFSVEAASPPRATTEAETPSAARFRALHDVVLPPNQSFLVVVYVALHASSPPPPITAPGCTTPATLASGCGASATGLGWLRQPLAHQPVVATAHDTCVKRGSLTDRPNPSSVSSLSTGKSGSARGPWRASVPWLLYTNTSHRPFTDVLLRHPWWASFAACLGPAAMGFIEMYCPIVLQLEAMAGGVQVLGPALKHAALETSFSVAAQSSEMKGLPPHRGANVSSRGVKRAAHAGVCTAPLPLPKQRRVETVEELLKAKAGGGLQRGVALSSHPCKDGPSATPVRSAAIPATWAAALLRTDVPRIRLYSVRISDSDYVDDGDGALPLPAGFLEAQWLRRHPHSLHSVLQTALPKRTAYGASTRRCSVCTSERGAGYTSVEDIPMRHVAHVFRWLVLQPSQGSADASPTTPLRFDLPSYLRRVLSTVLDQCSRLDLRGAALKHAGYVEEAFHRQQQGVEPWDVQRLSTPVCVVVSYLRTLLSTLRWAPLKGAKEGSFWGITAAGSEHVLDALMRAVQGWLIAGRHAVVPVSRFLDGVPVAQVPWLNGFYTSPSTSSSAATSSAARHARHERSRVQQRVWLQFILFLTQDILPFLVRASFTVTWSSKNTHTLLFFSVAVWRRLVRHEVRRTQSFGATRPQMALTLGSVRHASVERAALPSASSTCGGVATTALASLHSVASTASAVNSAPKDVWCAVRTAGAMTHRGAHANLSTHSGGASCLYAGVRFRPDGRKLRPIAVVRSAPLRSLKEMARGSPSPYSYSHSIARLLCRLGCSDTDGQLPAATATLLRRVQARSRRNHRTGFRRFRHPLPTHLPHRAALQNALRCLVSGVEEQRVRDGLPRLSNLSHQDEYAELRSFCEEVRGGHALSCEGLAGTASAASPNPPQGAAACFTPCAMQTVTLVRSDASRCYDNLPQERVLAAVASLVKHDAYRVLHFTVIHALNGEAAHAGGCLLRRAFTTRTIPYTEMECGVLARIPRGHIYWEEEEGRTQGGPHATAAASCAGDPRSRCGPNFISGAAVRALLSEHVRHHLVVVSGGSLFEQRVGIVQGSPVAMLLCDYLFADVVDTALSCILSEHAERSLLLRRVDDVLVATASPAAAERCLQAMQRGWPSVGYLSNPSKLTLSNACGSFVPWCGLLLHDTTLEVSVEWRRIGALLTSLRVGDPRYVHRGDREPLYFTQRFLAVLQLRVVPTALCGRLNSKTRQLQTFYEVGLLWSRVVLEKVQETLPVARNRDVAVLLLRPLAVCVGRLWRLLHRHQRFLAARQSSCGVSAAEVRACVLTALHRTVQAKLRVLQARTIRVMCAQRGLPQRGASSLNRCPKSLCAHKAPSAGHQGCKRRRKGCRRRLNPRTRLRSFWWMAAAEVELQWRRALGALHRAASRALPGHESTAPSSATSASLLMEDGLGSMHARALSATRLSQA; this comes from the coding sequence ATGTCTTCCTCGTTTCCATCTATCCTGGGCTTTGTCGGCCCGTTGTCACTCAAATCTTTCCTGGAACAGTACTTTGGTCTTCGTCTCACCTTCTCTGTAGAGGCTGCATCTCCACCGAGAGCAACCacagaggcagagacaccAAGTGCTGCCAGGTTTCGCGCTTTGCATgatgtggtgctgccgcccaACCAGTCGTTCCTGGTCGTCGTGTACGTAGCGTTGCACGcctcatctccccctccacctaTCACGGCACCCGGATGCACAACACCAGCGACACTGGCTTCGGGCTGCGGTGCATCTGCCACAGGCCTCGGGTGGCTTCGGCAGCCGCTGGCCCATCAGCCGGTGGTAGCCACAGCTCACGATACATGTGTGAAGCGAGGCAGCCTTACCGACCGACCCAACCCTTCCTCTGTCTCTTCTCTATCCACTggaaagagcggcagcgctcgtgGTCCTTGGCGTGCCTCAGTCCCTTGGCTTCTCTACACCAACACTTCTCATCGACCTTTCACCGATGTCCTGTTGCGCCACCCGTGGTGGGCATCGTTTGCGGCCTGTCTAGGTCCCGCAGCGATGGGGTTCATCGAGATGTACTGTCCTATCGTTCTTCAGCTGGAGGCCATGGCTGGCGGAGTGCAGGTGCTCGGACCTGCACTAAAACATGCCGCGTTAGAGACGTCGTTTTCCGTGGCGGCGCAGTCATCGGAGATGAAGGGCCTTCCGCCACACAGAGGCGCCAATGTCTCTTCACGTGGTGTGAAGCGTGCCGCCCACGCAGGCGTGTGCACGGCACCTCTTCCACTTCCAAAGCAGAGGCGAGTGGAGACTGTGGAGGAGTTGCTGAAGGCaaaggcaggaggagggcttCAACGAGGAGTTGCTCTGAGCAGTCATCCGTGTAAAGATGGCCCATCTGCCACTCCCGTGCGCAGCGCGGCCATACCAGCCACCTGGGCGGCCGCGTTGCTGCGCACTGATGTACCGCGTATTCGACTCTACAGCGTGCGCATCTCGGACAGCGACTACGTcgatgacggcgacggcgcactTCCGCTGCCTGCGGGCTTTCTCGAGGCTCAGTGGCTTCGCCGCCATCCACACAGTCTGCACAGCGTGTTGCAAACCGCTCTACCGAAGAGGACGGCCTACGGGGCATCCACACGTCGCTGCTCTGTGTGCACCAGCGAGAGGGGCGCCGGGTACACCAGTGTAGAAGACATACCGATGCGTCACGTGGCGCACGTCTTTCGTTGGTTAGTGCTACAGCCCTCTCAGGGCAGCGCTGATGCTTCTCCGACAACCCCACTGAGGTTTGACTTGCCGTCCTACCTGCGCCGTGTCCTGTCCACCGTTCTTGACCAGTGCAGTCGTCTGGACCTTCGCGGTGCCGCACTAAAGCATGCCGGctacgtggaggaggcgttTCATCGTCAGCAACAAGGCGTGGAGCCTTGGGACGTGCAGCGGCTCTCCACccctgtgtgcgtggtggtCTCCTACCTGCGAACATTGCTGTCCACTCTACGCTGGGCACCGCTGAAGGGGGCCAAGGAAGGGTCATTTTGGGGAATCACTGCAGCTGGTAGCGAACACGTTCTCGATGCACTCATGAGAGCGGTGCAGGGCTGGCTGATCGCCGGTCGCCACGCCGTCGTTCCAGTTTCTCGCTTCTTGGACGGCGTACCTGTGGCCCAGGTGCCATGGCTGAACGGGTTCTACACGAGCCCCTCGACGTcgtcctcagcagcgacttCGTCTGCAGCACGTCACGCGCGTCATGAGCGTTCACGCGTTCAACAGCGGGTTTGGCTTCAGTTTATCTTGTTTCTCACGCAGGACATACTTCCCTTCCTGGTGCGCGCATCCTTCACGGTCACGTGGAGCTCCAAGAATACGCAcacgcttctttttttctccgtgGCTGTGTGGCGTCGACTAGTGCGCCACGAGGTGCGCCGTACTCAATCTTTTGGTGCTACCCGTCCGCAGATGGCACTGACTTTGGGAAGCGTTCGCCATGCCAGTGTGGAGCGTGCTGCATTGCCCTCGGCCTCAAGCACGTGTGGAGGCGTGGCTACGACTGCGCTTGCCTCACTACACTCAGTCGCTTCCACGGCATCTGCGGTGAACAGCGCACCAAAAGACGTATGGTGCGCTGTTCGTACTGCAGGTGCAATGACGCATCGGGGTGCACACGCCAACCTTTCCACCCACAGTGGCGGTGCATCCTGCCTGTACGCTGGCGTTCGCTTCCGCCCTGATGGGCGCAAGCTGCGACCCATTGCTGTGGTGCGTAGCGCGCCCCTTCGATCGTTGAAAGAAATGGCTCGTGGGTCACCGAGTCCGTACAGCTACTCACACTCTATTGCGCGTTTGTTGTGCAGACTGGGGTGCAGTGACACCGATGGTCAGCTGCccgcggcgacagcgacgctgctAAGGCGGGTGCAGGCACGCAGTCGTCGCAACCACCGTACCGGCTTCCGTCGCTTTCGCCATCCGCTGCCCACGCACCTTCCACACAGGGCTGCACTGCAGAATGCATTGCGCTGCTTGGTAAGCGGCGTAGAGGAGCAACGTGTGCGGGACGGCTTGCCCCGCCTGAGCAACCTTTCCCACCAAGACGAATatgcagagctgcgcagtTTTTGCGAAGAGGTGCGAGGAGGGCACGCACTGTCATGCGAAGGTCTTGCAGGTACGGCGTCAGCGGCCTCACCGAACCCACCGCAAGGAGCGGCTGCCTGTTTCACACCTTGCGCCATGCAGACTGTCACTCTCGTTCGCAGCGATGCTTCGCGTTGCTATGATAACTTACCACAAGAGCGGGTGCTTGCAGCTGTGGCGTCTCTGGTGAAGCATGACGCCTACCGTGTGCTTCACTTTACCGTCATTCACGCCCTGAACGGTGAGGCGGCTCACGCAGGTGGTTGCCTACTCCGGCGCGCTTTTACAACACGCACCATCCCGTATACGGAGATGGAGTGCGGCGTTTTGGCTCGCATTCCTCGCGGCCATATCTActgggaagaggaggagggacgcACACAGGGTGGGCCCCATGCTACCGCGGCCGCCTCTTGCGCAGGCGACccccgcagccgctgcggcccgAACTTCATTTCGGGTGCCGCAGTCCGCGCACTCCTGAGCGAACATGTACGCCACCACCTTGTTGTCGTATCGGGAGGTAGCTTGTTTGAGCAGCGCGTCGGGATTGTGCAGGGCTCCCCGGTGGCGATGCTCCTGTGTGACTACCTCTTCGCCGATGTCGTGGACACTGCTTTGTCATGTATACTGAGCGAGCATGCGGagcggtcgctgctgctgcgtcgggTTGATGACGTGCTTGTTGCCACCGCATCacccgctgcggcggagaggtgcctgcaggcgatgcagcgcggCTGGCCCTCGGTGGGGTACCTGAGTAACCCGAGCAAGCTAACGTTGTCGAATGCATGCGGCAGCTTCGTCCCGTGGTGCGGTCTTCTTCTACATGACACAACGCTTGAGGTCAGCGTGGAATGGCGGCGCATCGGGGCGTTACTGACGTCTCTGCGTGTCGGTGATCCCCGCTACGTGCATCGTGGGGATCGAGAGCCGCTGTACTTTACGCAGCGCTTTCTTGCAGTGTTGCAGCTCCGTGTGGTTCCCACGGCGTTGTGCGGTCGCTTGAACTCCAAAAcccggcagctgcagaccTTCTACGAGGTCGGTCTGCTGTGGAGCCGTGTAgtgctggagaaggtgcaggagaCGTTACCGGTGGCGCGCAATCGTGATGTGGCAGTCCTACTGCTGCGCCCGCTGGCCGTCTGCGTAGGTCGTCTGTGGCGGTTGCTTCACCGTCATCAGCGCTTTCTTGCGGCGCGGCAGTCTTCGTGCGGTGTGTCGGCTGCCGAGGTGCGGGCCTGCGTTTTGACAGCCCTTCATCGTACAGTACAAGCAAAGCTGAGGGTGTTGCAGGCTCGCACGATCCGCGTGATGTGCGCCCAGCGAGGGCTTCCACAGAGAGGAGCCTCCTCTCTGAACAGGTGCCCAAAGAGCCTTTGCGCCCACAAGGCACCATCTGCTGGACACCAGGGCTGCAAGCGGCGCCGCAAAGGCTGTAGGCGTCGTCTTAACCCGCGTACCCGCTTGCGCTCCTTCTGGTGGATGGCCGCTGCAGAAGTCGAGttgcagtggcgccgcgccCTTGGCGCCCTGCATCGAGCAGCATCCCGCGCGTTGCCAGGGCATGAGTCGACTGCACCTTCATCGGCTACGTCGGCATCATTGCTCATGGAGGATGGCCTGGGATCAAtgcacgcgcgtgcactAAGCGCGACGCGCCTCTCACAGGCATGA
- a CDS encoding hypothetical protein (TriTrypDB/GeneDB-style sysID: LpmP.35.4040) — MSGVAGYPTLLELCILVNAAAPAPSRHASHFDAPLTQYLTSLPADTSAIMTWANSANSTSRDPIAAAVDVAAYFPYQCSPASRASQGSSLAPSGEVEQNPGADSFDSQAKEGVTMSSAPLNLMSRRATLPFTADVTSNGGGGATTSEGAFRLLLPTLVGNSEITYAENPTCRETHSRVTCAPEVVPGDAHPQSCLYELASPRGANAGEDAPENIPAAAYIQSDLSLTAQDTFTVKHNGDDRGERSAPSPSVPGEGVGSCIKHETRSTFPQSIDLVQPNALLVTDAVSEMYTNSLVPMITSKSAQQPSSLTQLLGSCEGRSVAASVSVPCALHQRDYCGTSLTAFMPGSPLHLIGEPSELKREHLHLSFSPDATLEFDEHGPSPASGGTPTAELTDLSSPLSPLSLSFPESLSSAPCARAQRRGTVAAPADVNMFPEGKAVLKSPETLKEEEAITLIAALPSCFLWKGLYGPAEDCRDLFDIVPMAPATSSSQAARACSESPGDDAASVGSAGAFFVSLFPPTLSKWMRWVSRKYHVVMRHTAGAAGVVQLSQEQRSKSPPKRSCASPRNSSDGASGDGAYPPPGDSTEAVDNDSAAFCDVGSLKDEMAYLPHTLSFSALQANFSYGDEWSRHSGAQEAQDDLTSPWNGARHNSWFRVGLQTEQRGAVRAAGGLMQLRRSITASSPSSLISDASFLTSSGERRWGSPTNLSFSAESLTTTFGALTAAHTFRDGTLQRLSHSLGGTLSSSASCTSLSGDYHRPSLPSSLGSHSHRSGSTTSAIADDNYRDMLYLLFHHPPSSLIGDLTQCYEAYKAMVDTSSNGHHVLNWSELVLLLQPEDYIDYRALFPPNHFVTFEDFVEFVEVLSVRYHR; from the coding sequence ATGAGTGGGGTTGCTGGCTACCCGACCCTCCTCGAGCTATGTATACTCGTGaatgcagcggcaccagcaccgaGCAGGCACGCCAGCCACTTTGACGCTCCTCTCACTCAGTACCTGACTTCACTGCCAGCGGATACCTCAGCCATCATGACATGGGCGAACTCTGCCAACTCGACGTCGCGTGAccccatcgctgctgctgtggatgTCGCAGCATATTTTCCCTACCAGTGCTCGCCAGCTTCGCGGGCGAGCCAGGGGAGCTCCCTCGCCCCCAGCGGCGAGGTGGAGCAGAACCCAGGCGCTGACAGTTTCGACTCGCAAGCCAAGGAAGGAGTGACGATGTCCTCCGCACCACTCAATCTCATGTCACGGCGGGCGACGCTGCCCTTCACCGCGGATGTCACTagcaacggcggcggaggcgcgaCCACGTCAGAAGGCGCCTTCCGGCTTCTCCTACCGACTCTGGTGGGTAACTCCGAGATCACTTACGCAGAGAACCCCACGTGCCGCGAGACTCACTCCAGAGTTACGTGTgcgccagaggtggtgcCCGGTGATGCACACCCGCAGTCGTGCCTCTACGAACTGGCCTCCCCCCGTGGCGCTAACGCGGGCGAGGATGCTCCAGAAAACATCCCTGCTGCAGCCTATATTCAGTCTGACCTTTCATTGACTGCGCAAGATACCTTCACGGTCAAGCACAATGGCGACGATAGAGGCGAGCGAagtgctccctctcccagcGTGCCAGGTGAAGGAGTGGGGTCCTGCATTAAGCATGAGACCCGCTCAACTTTTCCACAATCCATCGACCTCGTCCAGCCAAACGCACTTTTGGTCACCGATGCAGTGAGCGAGATGTACACCAACTCACTTGTCCCCATGATCACCAGCAAGTCTGCCCAGCAGCCCTCCTCGTTGACTCAGCTTCTGGGCTCATGTGAAGGTAGGAGCGTCGCTGCCAGCGTCTCGGTCCCGTGTGCGCTGCATCAGCGTGACTACTGTGGCACTAGTCTTACCGCCTTCATGCCAGGAAGTCCACTGCACTTGATAGGTGAGCCATCGGAGCTGAAGCGggagcacctgcacctctccttctctcccgaTGCCACCCTGGAGTTCGACGAGCATGGACCGTCCCCCGCCTCCGGTGGTACCCCAACCGCGGAGCTGACAGATCTATCATCTCCGTTGTCGCCCCTATCTCTGTCATTCCCAGAGTCCCTTTCATCGGCGccgtgtgcacgcgcgcagcgccgtggcacTGTTGCTGCCCCAGCGGACGTGAATATGTTTCCCGAGGGCAAGGCCGTACTGAAGAGCCCTGAGACACttaaagaggaggaggccatcACTCTTATCGCTGCGCTACCCTCTTGCTTTCTGTGGAAGGGGCTGTACGGACCAGCTGAGGACTGCCGTGACCTTTTCGATATCGTCCCTATGGCACCGGCcacaagcagcagccaaGCCGCACGAGCATGTTCGGAGTCCCCAGGAGACGACGCCGCTTCGGTGGGCTCCGCTGGTGCCTTCttcgtgtctctctttccaccaACCCTAAGCAAGTGGATGAGGTGGGTGAGCCGCAAGTATCATGTCGTGATGCGCCACACTGCTGGTGCGGCTGGAGTAGTGCAGCTGTCTCAGGAACAGCGATCAAAGTCGCCTccgaagcgcagctgcgcctctccgAGAAATTCAAGCGATGGTGCCAGTGGAGACGGTGCTTACCCCCCACCGGGAGACAGTACCGAGGCGGTGGACAACGACAGCGCAGCCTTCTGCGATGTTGGCTCCTTGAAAGATGAGATGGCTTACCTCCCTCATACCCTCTCGTTTAGCGCGTTGCAGGCCAACTTCAGCTACGGCGATGAGTGGTCACGACATTCCGGGGCTCAGGAGGCGCAGGACGACCTGACCAGTCCGTGGAACGGTGCCAGACACAACAGCTGGTTCCGCGTGGGCTTGCAGACGGAACAAAGAGGGGCAGTACGTGCGGCTGGCGGGCTCATGCAGCTACGCCGCTCCATCACGGCGTCATCACCATCGTCCCTGATTAGCGATGCGTCGTTCCTCACATCGTCGGGAGAGCGGCGCTGGGGTTCGCCGACAaacctctccttctccgcggAGTCTCTGACGACCACCTTTGGCGCACTGACTGCTGCTCACACCTTTAGAGATGGCACCCTGCAGCGCCTTTCCCACAGCTTGGGCGGCAccctgagcagcagcgccagctgtACCAGCCTCTCGGGCGACTATCACAGACCGTCGCTACCCTCGTCTCTAGGCAGCCACAGTCACAGGAGCGGGTCTACCACAAGTGCTATCGCCGACGACAACTACCGCGACATGCTGtatctcctcttccaccatCCCCCGAGCAGCCTCATAGGCGACCTAACCCAGTGCTACGAGGCCTACAAGGCGATGGTGGACACCTCCTCAAACGGACATCATGTGCTGAACTGGTCCGAGCTCGTGCTTCTTCTGCAGCCAGAGGACTACATTGACTACCGCGCTCTCTTCCCACCCAATCATTTTGTTACCTTTGAGGATTTCGTAGAGTTTGTGGAGGTGCTGTCGGTGCGCTACCACCGCTAG